One genomic segment of Protaetiibacter intestinalis includes these proteins:
- a CDS encoding ComF family protein: MVLPDAVREALLDALALVLPTACVGCGRPDRTLCAGCRRRVAPAPIATTAPGGLRVIAGAPYRDTVQRVVLAAKDGRTSLAVPLAPLLLAALAHAAPDASVELCPVPSTRAALRRRGYDPVIVAMRAAGLRPARLLRPARAHAVQKGLGRTERAANLRGVHRARSRLDGRRILLVDDVVTTGATLAEAARALRAAGAEVLGAVTIAATPRRLPGGTGTHTSRSAKRR, encoded by the coding sequence ATGGTGCTGCCGGATGCCGTGCGCGAGGCGCTGCTCGACGCGCTCGCCCTCGTGCTGCCGACCGCGTGCGTCGGCTGCGGCCGACCCGACCGCACGCTGTGCGCGGGCTGTCGGCGCCGCGTCGCGCCTGCGCCGATCGCGACCACGGCGCCCGGCGGGCTGCGGGTGATCGCGGGCGCCCCCTACCGCGACACCGTGCAGCGGGTCGTGCTCGCGGCGAAGGACGGCCGCACCTCGCTCGCCGTCCCCCTCGCCCCGCTGCTGCTCGCCGCGCTCGCGCACGCCGCCCCCGATGCGTCCGTCGAGCTCTGCCCGGTCCCCTCGACGCGCGCGGCGCTGCGCCGCCGCGGCTACGACCCCGTGATCGTCGCGATGCGCGCCGCGGGCCTGCGTCCCGCCCGGCTGCTGCGCCCGGCCCGCGCCCACGCCGTGCAGAAGGGCCTCGGTCGCACCGAGCGCGCCGCCAACCTGCGCGGCGTGCACCGCGCCCGGTCCCGCCTCGACGGCCGCCGCATCCTGCTCGTCGACGACGTCGTCACGACCGGCGCCACCCTCGCCGAGGCGGCCCGCGCCCTCCGCGCCGCGGGCGCCGAGGTGCTCGGCGCCGTCACGATCGCCGCCACCCCGCGGCGGCTTCCCGGGGGAACCGGCACTCACACCTCGCGCTCAGCGAAACGGAGGTGA